One region of Peribacillus simplex genomic DNA includes:
- a CDS encoding GH25 family lysozyme: MENVKGIDVSHWQGAINWDEVAKAGMKFVFIKATEGTNYPKVSYFKENAPQALAAGLKVGAYHYAKFATVAGAKAEAAYFLDSISSFTLNYPVVLDLEENKKGANKKKLTDAAIAFLDSIEEAGYTAMLYTGKYFLENTLDESRLTKYALWIARYNSSLGRSTDIWQHSDSGKISGISTKVDLNIAYRDFTNTVNSFRTPNSRALKTESTTTYTVTKGDTLSLIAKNKKTTVKSLVSLNSIKNPDKIYIGQKLRLK; encoded by the coding sequence ATGGAAAATGTAAAGGGAATCGATGTTTCACATTGGCAAGGTGCTATTAATTGGGATGAAGTTGCTAAGGCCGGCATGAAGTTTGTATTCATTAAAGCAACCGAGGGAACGAATTATCCTAAGGTCTCGTATTTTAAAGAAAATGCTCCTCAAGCTTTGGCAGCGGGGTTGAAAGTCGGGGCCTATCACTATGCTAAGTTTGCTACTGTTGCTGGGGCAAAGGCAGAGGCTGCTTATTTTTTAGATTCTATCAGCTCTTTTACTTTAAATTACCCTGTTGTTCTTGATCTTGAAGAAAATAAAAAAGGTGCAAATAAAAAAAAGTTAACCGATGCAGCAATAGCTTTTTTAGACTCTATCGAAGAAGCAGGATACACCGCTATGCTTTATACTGGTAAATACTTTCTCGAAAATACTTTAGATGAATCAAGATTGACGAAGTACGCTTTGTGGATTGCCCGATACAACAGCTCGTTGGGACGAAGCACAGATATTTGGCAGCATTCCGATTCTGGTAAGATAAGTGGTATCAGCACAAAGGTGGATTTGAATATAGCTTATAGGGATTTTACAAATACAGTAAACTCTTTTAGGACGCCCAACTCCCGTGCATTGAAAACTGAATCAACCACAACATATACTGTAACAAAAGGCGACACACTAAGCTTGATTGCAAAAAACAAAAAAACAACCGTAAAATCTCTTGTTAGTCTTAACAGCATTAAAAACCCGGACAAAATTTATATCGGTCAAAAGCTAAGGTTGAAATAA
- a CDS encoding asparaginase: protein MKKLMLFTTGGTVASIEGENGLAPELHADDLLSYIPELNVRCHIDTKELMNIDSTNMQPEFWIDMANVIYEHYDQYDGFIITHGTDTMGYTSAALSYMLQDASKPIVITGSQIPISYSKTDAKRNISDAIRLACEEIGGVYIVFDGKVIQGTRGIKLRTKSYDAFESINYPYVASIHDDIIEYNKSIHIQKNKHIQLDTSLCTDVAVVKLHPGIKPEFFDCLKGLYKGVVVESYGSGGIPFQVRNILAKLIELTEHGVSVVITTQCLEEGEDMDIYEVGRKIDHNRVVRSKNMNTEAIVPKLMWVLGKTTDPKKVKEMMETTIAADITLSF, encoded by the coding sequence TTGAAAAAATTAATGTTGTTTACGACTGGCGGAACAGTAGCCTCAATTGAAGGAGAAAACGGACTTGCACCTGAACTGCATGCCGATGATCTATTAAGTTACATACCTGAATTAAATGTACGTTGCCATATTGATACGAAGGAGTTAATGAACATTGATAGCACCAACATGCAACCAGAATTTTGGATAGATATGGCGAATGTTATTTACGAACATTACGATCAGTATGATGGATTTATTATTACGCATGGCACCGATACAATGGGTTACACATCAGCTGCACTTTCTTATATGTTACAGGATGCATCAAAACCGATTGTTATTACAGGTTCGCAAATTCCTATTTCGTATAGTAAAACAGATGCAAAACGAAACATTTCAGATGCCATCCGTTTAGCTTGTGAAGAAATAGGTGGGGTATATATTGTATTTGACGGCAAAGTCATTCAAGGGACAAGAGGGATTAAACTTAGGACGAAAAGCTATGATGCCTTTGAAAGTATTAATTATCCGTATGTTGCATCGATACATGATGACATAATTGAATATAATAAATCCATTCATATCCAAAAAAATAAACACATTCAATTAGATACATCACTTTGTACAGATGTGGCGGTTGTTAAATTACATCCTGGGATAAAACCAGAATTTTTTGACTGCCTAAAAGGTTTGTATAAAGGAGTGGTTGTGGAGAGCTATGGAAGTGGTGGTATTCCTTTTCAAGTGCGCAACATTTTAGCGAAATTGATTGAATTAACCGAGCACGGTGTATCTGTTGTCATTACGACTCAATGTCTAGAAGAAGGAGAAGACATGGATATATATGAAGTTGGTCGGAAAATTGACCATAATCGTGTAGTGCGCTCTAAAAATATGAACACAGAAGCAATTGTGCCGAAATTGATGTGGGTGCTAGGAAAAACAACAGATCCCAAAAAGGTAAAAGAAATGATGGAAACAACGATTGCAGCAGATATTACGTTATCTTTTTGA
- a CDS encoding fumarylacetoacetate hydrolase family protein, which produces MQVLQKTQKIVRYQNQQGKIHYGIVEDEMILQLSSSFAELVNKEIKYDGVELKYSDVKILEPVKPSKVVNFGWTYAGHAKETGGEANLVEPFLFLKPLSSLIADKEKIILPPNDLSNQVELEGEVALVIGKRGKNIKEEDALDYVFGCTIFNDVTARDLTKKDPQFTRGKGFDTFGPLGPCIVTGIDPTNLRIVTTLNGRVVQDGNTNQMSLSIPFLISWLSQVMTLEPGDILATGSPSGSCSINSGDVVVVEVENIGQLCNHVE; this is translated from the coding sequence ATGCAAGTGCTACAAAAAACGCAAAAAATAGTCCGCTATCAGAATCAACAGGGCAAAATACATTACGGTATTGTTGAGGATGAGATGATATTACAACTGTCTAGCAGTTTTGCTGAACTTGTCAACAAGGAAATAAAGTATGACGGGGTAGAGCTGAAATATAGTGACGTAAAAATTTTGGAACCTGTAAAACCTTCGAAAGTGGTTAATTTCGGCTGGACATATGCAGGTCATGCAAAGGAAACAGGGGGAGAGGCAAACCTTGTAGAACCATTTCTATTTTTAAAGCCATTATCTTCGCTTATTGCAGACAAGGAGAAAATCATCCTTCCCCCAAACGATCTATCCAACCAAGTGGAACTTGAAGGGGAGGTGGCCCTTGTCATTGGAAAGCGCGGAAAAAACATTAAAGAAGAAGATGCGCTTGATTATGTGTTCGGTTGCACGATATTTAATGACGTCACAGCAAGAGACCTTACCAAAAAAGATCCACAGTTTACGCGGGGCAAAGGATTTGATACGTTCGGACCTTTGGGGCCGTGCATCGTTACCGGGATAGATCCTACAAATTTGAGGATTGTGACCACATTAAACGGCCGCGTTGTCCAAGACGGGAATACCAATCAAATGTCTCTAAGCATTCCGTTTCTAATCAGCTGGCTTTCGCAGGTGATGACACTGGAGCCAGGTGACATTTTGGCCACGGGTTCACCATCTGGCAGCTGCTCGATTAATTCGGGGGATGTGGTCGTTGTGGAAGTCGAGAACATCGGTCAGTTATGTAATCATGTCGAGTAG
- a CDS encoding H-type small acid-soluble spore protein produces MDVKRVKQILSSSSDIEVRYNGTSVWIDNLNEDGRTATVHLRGPLEEKSEVGIDELKEI; encoded by the coding sequence GTGGATGTTAAACGTGTAAAACAGATTCTTTCTTCATCATCTGACATTGAGGTGAGATATAATGGCACTTCAGTATGGATTGATAATTTAAATGAAGACGGCAGAACTGCTACAGTACATCTCAGAGGACCATTAGAGGAAAAATCAGAAGTGGGCATTGATGAACTTAAAGAAATATAA
- a CDS encoding isochorismatase family protein encodes MNGKNTALLIIDLQIGSFLDKLIYKDDELLKNIQFLISKARIEQAPIFFTKHNGKAGTLNYKGNPGWEIHPSIPLLKEDVIIEKDYPDSFQQTDLQQQLVTRKISRIIITGIQSEICVDATCRRAFSQGYEVILAEDGHSTCDSNILNASQIINHHNNIHAEWFASVKKAEEIFF; translated from the coding sequence TTGAACGGGAAAAATACTGCATTACTTATAATTGACCTTCAAATAGGATCATTTTTGGATAAACTCATATATAAAGATGATGAATTATTAAAAAATATTCAATTCCTCATTTCAAAGGCCCGAATTGAGCAGGCCCCTATTTTTTTCACGAAACACAATGGTAAAGCAGGAACCCTTAATTACAAAGGAAATCCTGGATGGGAAATTCATCCGTCGATCCCTCTTTTAAAAGAAGACGTTATAATTGAAAAGGATTATCCTGATTCATTTCAACAAACGGATTTACAGCAACAATTAGTAACCAGAAAAATAAGTCGAATTATCATTACGGGAATTCAATCGGAAATATGTGTAGATGCTACTTGTCGTCGAGCATTTAGCCAAGGTTATGAAGTTATTCTCGCAGAGGATGGTCATAGTACATGTGATTCTAACATTTTAAACGCTTCTCAAATAATCAATCACCATAACAACATACATGCCGAATGGTTTGCCAGTGTAAAAAAAGCCGAAGAAATTTTCTTTTAA
- a CDS encoding IS3 family transposase (programmed frameshift) encodes MSKIYFNEFQIKELENNPHVKQVSDRSIAYHPDFKVKAIKENQAGKSPTQIFIEHGFELEMIGSDKPKGCLKRWRKTFEQYGEDGFYTERRGKGSPGRPKSKEYSQEDQLKKAEARIKYLEAELEFLKKFRRTRKAGFEEEKMTTSEKFTLIEQIIRQYNLTNMVRYFCEMAEVSRSGYYAWIHAERIRLTHEKKDSQDYELIKEVFEAKKKKAGALTIKMILENKYFVTMNHKKIRRLMHKFNLKAIIRQAKPYKKLAKATHEHKAVPNHLNRNFNQGEPRKILLTDITYVYYGSGQPAYLSCVKDAVTREIIAFHLSRSLKMGIVYHTLEKLSDSLNDLIHPEAIIHSDQGVHYTHPEFQRRVKELGLKQSMSRKGNCWDNAPMESFFGHFKDEVDYLECQTFDELHQLIEEYMEDYNTNRYQWSLNRMTPAQYGSQLLAA; translated from the exons ATGAGTAAGATTTATTTTAATGAATTTCAAATAAAGGAATTAGAGAATAATCCACATGTGAAACAGGTTTCAGATCGTTCGATTGCTTATCATCCAGACTTTAAGGTAAAGGCTATTAAAGAGAATCAAGCTGGTAAATCACCTACCCAAATCTTTATTGAACATGGCTTTGAGTTAGAGATGATTGGATCGGATAAACCAAAAGGCTGCTTAAAACGTTGGAGAAAAACGTTTGAACAATATGGCGAGGATGGCTTCTATACAGAGCGACGTGGGAAAGGAAGTCCAGGAAGACCAAAATCCAAGGAGTATTCGCAGGAAGATCAGTTAAAAAAGGCTGAAGCTCGTATTAAATATTTAGAGGCTGAACTTGAATTTCTAAAAAAGT TTAGACGAACTCGAAAGGCAGGCTTCGAAGAAGAGAAAATGACAACGAGTGAAAAATTCACGTTAATTGAACAAATCATTCGCCAATATAATCTTACCAATATGGTCCGTTATTTTTGTGAAATGGCCGAAGTCAGTCGTAGTGGATATTATGCTTGGATACATGCTGAAAGGATTCGATTGACTCACGAGAAGAAAGATTCGCAGGATTATGAACTTATTAAGGAAGTATTTGAGGCCAAGAAGAAAAAAGCAGGTGCCCTCACCATCAAAATGATTTTAGAGAATAAGTATTTTGTCACGATGAACCATAAAAAGATTCGAAGGCTTATGCATAAATTCAATCTTAAAGCCATAATTCGTCAAGCGAAACCTTATAAGAAATTAGCGAAAGCCACTCATGAGCATAAGGCCGTTCCAAACCACTTAAACAGGAATTTTAACCAAGGAGAACCGAGGAAAATTCTCCTTACAGATATTACTTACGTTTATTATGGTTCTGGACAACCAGCTTATCTTTCTTGTGTCAAAGATGCTGTTACACGAGAAATCATCGCTTTTCACTTATCTAGAAGTCTCAAGATGGGGATTGTCTATCACACATTGGAGAAGCTCTCTGATTCCCTAAATGATCTGATTCATCCTGAAGCGATCATTCATTCAGACCAAGGCGTTCATTATACACACCCTGAGTTCCAGCGCCGAGTGAAAGAACTAGGGCTGAAACAATCCATGTCCCGAAAGGGAAACTGTTGGGACAATGCCCCTATGGAATCATTCTTTGGCCATTTTAAAGATGAAGTGGATTATTTGGAGTGTCAAACTTTTGATGAGTTACACCAATTAATTGAAGAATATATGGAAGATTACAATACAAATCGTTACCAATGGAGCCTAAATAGAATGACTCCCGCACAATACGGGAGTCAACTATTAGCTGCTTAA
- a CDS encoding alanine/glycine:cation symporter family protein, with the protein MQQLLHHVIGVTNDFLWSKLLIIMLVSCGIYFTIKLKFVQVRMLKEMVRVLLEGRKGSEDSVSPFQAFCIGMAARVGTGNITGIAIAIALGGPGAIFWMWIIAIISSATSFIESTLAQVYKVKDKTGFRGGPSYYMEKGLNKRWMGVLFSILITLSFGLVFNSVQSNTVTIAFKNSFGADRLTVGIIMTLAFAAIIFGGVKRIGKIAEYKVMILGVLYLGMALFVIVMNITKMPEILSLIIHNAFGFEQLAGGSIGAAFMNGVKRGLFSNEAGMGSAPNVAATAKTSHPVKQGLIQAFGVLTDTLIICTSTAFIILLSDAYKQPGLTGIALTQTSLTEHIGSWASGCLAIFVFLFAFGSLIGNYYYGETNIRFLHNGKVWLILYRIGAFAMIVFGAVAKVELVWDLADLFMGLMVIVNLIAVLLLSKVAFAALSDYMKQKKAGQDPVFYKDSIKGLENVECWEHSQDASTLKKKNAM; encoded by the coding sequence ATGCAACAGTTATTACATCATGTGATTGGCGTAACAAATGATTTCCTTTGGTCAAAATTATTAATTATTATGCTTGTTTCTTGTGGGATTTATTTCACAATTAAATTGAAATTTGTACAGGTTAGAATGTTAAAGGAAATGGTCCGTGTTTTATTGGAAGGAAGAAAGGGTTCTGAAGACAGCGTTTCCCCCTTTCAAGCGTTCTGTATTGGTATGGCCGCCCGCGTTGGGACAGGTAATATTACAGGAATTGCGATTGCGATTGCATTAGGCGGTCCTGGAGCGATATTCTGGATGTGGATTATTGCAATTATTAGCTCGGCAACCAGCTTTATAGAAAGTACGTTAGCGCAAGTATATAAAGTAAAGGATAAAACTGGTTTCCGAGGCGGTCCATCCTATTATATGGAAAAAGGATTAAACAAACGTTGGATGGGAGTATTATTCTCCATTTTAATTACGCTTTCTTTCGGTCTTGTATTCAATTCTGTACAATCAAATACCGTTACAATTGCTTTTAAGAACTCATTTGGTGCAGATCGTTTAACTGTAGGGATTATCATGACACTTGCGTTCGCTGCGATTATCTTTGGCGGTGTGAAGCGTATTGGAAAAATTGCTGAATACAAGGTGATGATTCTAGGTGTGTTATACCTTGGAATGGCATTATTTGTCATAGTGATGAACATAACCAAAATGCCGGAAATTCTTTCTCTTATTATTCATAACGCGTTTGGCTTTGAACAACTGGCAGGCGGTTCAATCGGCGCTGCGTTCATGAATGGCGTTAAACGTGGTTTATTCTCGAATGAAGCTGGTATGGGAAGTGCGCCAAACGTTGCCGCAACGGCAAAAACAAGTCATCCGGTGAAACAAGGACTTATTCAGGCATTTGGCGTATTAACGGATACACTGATCATCTGTACAAGCACAGCATTTATTATTTTACTTTCGGATGCTTATAAACAACCAGGGCTAACTGGTATTGCACTTACACAAACTTCATTAACTGAACACATCGGTTCCTGGGCATCAGGTTGTCTTGCGATCTTTGTTTTCCTATTTGCATTCGGTTCGTTAATTGGTAACTATTATTATGGGGAAACAAATATTCGATTTTTACACAACGGTAAAGTATGGTTGATTCTATATCGAATAGGCGCGTTCGCCATGATTGTATTCGGAGCGGTAGCAAAAGTCGAGCTTGTATGGGATTTAGCAGATTTATTTATGGGCTTGATGGTTATCGTAAACTTAATTGCCGTTCTCTTATTATCAAAAGTAGCTTTTGCAGCATTAAGTGATTATATGAAACAGAAAAAAGCTGGTCAAGATCCTGTTTTTTATAAAGACAGCATTAAAGGTCTTGAAAATGTTGAATGTTGGGAACACTCTCAAGATGCTTCCACTTTAAAAAAGAAAAACGCCATGTAA
- a CDS encoding TerC family protein: MELSLLLEYGWVLIILIFLEGLLSADNALVLAIMSKHLPKEQQKKAINIGLLLAFIFRIGAIFTISYLFHVWQVQAIGAAYLIFISLKHLLKKDHGEKEKKVKSYRMTVAQIALADIAFAIDSILAAVALVIALPDTPMGDIGGMDGAKFIVILIGAIAGLIVIRFAAGYFVKILTDRPSLETAAMLIVGWVGVKLLMHTLAHPSVHIIPHDFVEGPIWNIIFWTVMLLIALGGWFLSGKTEKNDEAK, translated from the coding sequence ATGGAACTATCTTTATTATTGGAGTATGGCTGGGTTTTAATTATTTTAATTTTTTTAGAAGGTTTATTATCTGCTGATAATGCATTGGTTTTAGCCATTATGTCTAAGCATTTACCAAAAGAACAGCAAAAAAAAGCAATAAATATTGGATTACTTTTAGCTTTTATATTCAGGATTGGTGCAATTTTCACCATTTCCTACCTTTTCCACGTTTGGCAGGTCCAGGCGATTGGTGCTGCGTATTTGATTTTCATCTCTTTAAAACATTTACTAAAAAAGGACCACGGGGAAAAAGAAAAAAAAGTCAAAAGCTACCGTATGACCGTTGCACAAATTGCATTAGCTGATATTGCCTTTGCCATTGATTCCATTTTAGCTGCAGTCGCTCTAGTCATTGCCTTGCCAGATACCCCCATGGGCGATATTGGAGGTATGGATGGGGCTAAATTCATTGTTATATTAATAGGAGCAATTGCAGGCTTAATCGTCATTCGGTTTGCTGCAGGTTACTTCGTTAAGATATTGACAGATCGACCTAGCCTCGAAACAGCAGCAATGTTAATCGTAGGTTGGGTAGGGGTTAAGTTATTAATGCATACTCTTGCTCATCCTTCCGTGCACATTATTCCTCATGATTTTGTTGAAGGGCCCATTTGGAATATAATCTTTTGGACAGTCATGCTTCTTATTGCTTTGGGTGGATGGTTTTTATCTGGAAAGACAGAAAAAAACGATGAAGCAAAGTGA